TCTCATTATTTTTCCAGAAGGAGATTTCGGAATACTATCCACAAACTGCACCACTCTCACTCGTTTATACTGTGCAACGGTGGATGCAACGTAGTTGATGATGTCCTCATGGCTTTCTTTTGCTTTTGAGTTCAATACTACCCATGCCGCTGGTATCTCTCCTGCTTCTTCATTTGGCAGCCTAGAGTTATAAAGAATATTCATCTGTTATTCGTGACAATTTTGCCATCTTAAAACTTAACTCAGCTAATTGATTTTACTTACCCAACTACTGCAGCATCTTCCACTGAAGGATGTGTGAGAAGGATCCCCTCTAATTCAGCTGGTGCAACCTGTTAAAGTAGCAAGAAGGTCCAAAGACAAAAGATAAAAACAGAATTCTTGATTCAGCATGATAAATTTGATCAAGTTTTAAGACACGTCCAAAAACAAAAACAGATTCAACTTGGTAAAATTAGTGTTATCTTTACTTGGAATCCCTTGTATTTGATAAGCTCTTTGATACGATCCACGAGAAAGATATCCCCGTCATCATCAATGTAGCCAATGTCACCAGTGTGAAGCCACCCATCCGCATCAATTGTAAGGCAAGTCTCGGATTCATTTTTGTAGTAACCTGAAAATTTTCACATCAAAGAGTTCCATAAATCTACCAATGCCTGCTAGAACAAAGGGTTGTTTAAAGGGAAGAATTATGGTCAGTTACCCTTCATAACACATTGGCTTTTGACACATATCTCGCCTGGTGTGTTCTTTGGGAGAGATATGCCGGTATCAGGATCAACAAACTTTACCTCCAAATTAGGCAAAATAAAACCAACAGAATTTCTTTTAGCAATATGATGATCGCTGTGGGAAAGAGTAATACAGCTGTGCTCAGTCATCCCATATGCCTAGCAGTTAAATAAAACAGAACAAAACTTGTCAAAAACAACATTTTGGGCTGAATAATATGTTGACATTAGGTAGGACCATTATAAGTTTCTAGTGGATGTTTACCTCTTGGACCTGAACATTCGgaaatttcttctcaaattcattAAGAATCTCAGGGGCAAGTGGTGCAGCTGCTGTCATGATAGATCTAAGCTTAAGCTTTTTGAGATCAAATTCATCAACGATCGGATTCTTAACAAGTGCTAAGATGATAGGTGGCACAATAGGTGCAAATGTGACTTCATGTGTGATGAGTGCATTGAGAAATGCCCTCAGTTCATACCTACGCATGACAACCACTTTCCCTTTGTTTCTAATAGTTGCACAACAAATGCCGGTTATACCATAAATGTGAAAGAATGGTATCAAGCCTAGTGTTGTAACTTGACCTATCATTTCTGGACTAATACTAAAGAGTGTAGAGCACAGGTTTGCTACTAGGTTTTCGTGAGTTAACATCACTCCCTTGGATAGTCCTGTGGTGCCTGATGAGAATGGCAGTGCACATAAATCAGTTTGCTGCACAATTTCATCTTCTTGGTTTGTTATGTGATCAGTTCTGGAACTGGCACGATCTGCAGCTTCGAGCAATTCATCCCAATGAATTGTTCCTTCTACATGTTCTTCGCCTAGTATTATTACTGGCAGCCCACAATCTTTCACCTGCAATTTCCATTACTTTAGGTGGAAGATAAAAGTCTCTCTTTTTTCCATCATAGTAAAATGCAAGTTTTAATTGGACCAAAACGAGTAACAAGTAGAAGAAGTTTGGTCTCAATGAGTCATGCGAAGACACTCTTCTACAAGAGCTGTcataataaatttcttaaatacGTGTGTGCATGTGTGTGTAATAAAGATCCATTGGGGACAAGAAATAAAGCCTTAAAACCTCTACGCATATCACATACAAGCGAGTTAATAATGATAATGGGCTGACACTGCTTTGGCAAAATTCTGTGTACTCCATTGATAAGTTAGAAGTATACTTACCTTGTGATAGGTTGGTAGATCAGAGACAATAAGCTTCCCATCAGCAGATTCAACTTGTTTCATAATTTCCGATGAATGAGCGGTTGGATTTGCACCAGAGAAGACACCACCAGCAGCCATGATTCCGAGAGCAACAATAGCATATTCCGGTACATTTGGGAGCACTACCAACACAACTCTTCCTTTTCTTAAGCCAAGAGACCTCAAGGCCTTGGCAAACCTCCTTATGTCTCTTGCAACTTCGCCATAAGTGTAGCCTTTGTCAGTGGTAGCATCCACAAACGCCTGTCTGTCAGCATATAACTCTACATTGTGAAGCACAAAATCTGGGAGAGTCACGTTGTCTGGTACTTGGACCGGAGGATATCTACTCCGGAAAATGTGTTCACCTTCCTCTTGCTGTTGTGAGCATTCTACTACATGAGTTCCCATTGTCAGTAATATGTCTCATCTTAACTCCCCAAGCTTATTTATAGGTGAAAATTTGTTACCTTGGTACGTACCTAAATAGTAGCATCACGAAAATGAAATGAGCATGCATGGCGACAAGTAAGAATTTGTTAGATCATTCCATTCTGCCTGATGTTTTCTTGCATTAGCTACTTTTCCTACAACTCGTGTTGCTTTCTTTTCAAGATTTCTTGATTGACagttgattttttaatttctacAAGTAGATGAACTCAGCTGGACTTATTCAATTGGAAGGTTGCTTTCCATGTTAAAACTGCATATTTACTATCCCTTTGCCAGAATGGCGTGCAGAAATTAGTTGAAAACTTGAGAGGCACCATTTTCTCTAATAGCATAAATTTCAACCAGACACCAAGGGAACAACTACTAATAACTTATTTTCCGATCAGCCGTGTTCATCTTAATTGCGCGTTCCACCTGTGGCATTTCGCTCGGACTTACATCGATCTTGAATTTGCTTTGTGAATTTCAATTACTAAACGTACC
The sequence above is a segment of the Solanum dulcamara chromosome 11, daSolDulc1.2, whole genome shotgun sequence genome. Coding sequences within it:
- the LOC129872118 gene encoding 4-coumarate--CoA ligase-like 1, whose protein sequence is MGTHVVECSQQQEEGEHIFRSRYPPVQVPDNVTLPDFVLHNVELYADRQAFVDATTDKGYTYGEVARDIRRFAKALRSLGLRKGRVVLVVLPNVPEYAIVALGIMAAGGVFSGANPTAHSSEIMKQVESADGKLIVSDLPTYHKVKDCGLPVIILGEEHVEGTIHWDELLEAADRASSRTDHITNQEDEIVQQTDLCALPFSSGTTGLSKGVMLTHENLVANLCSTLFSISPEMIGQVTTLGLIPFFHIYGITGICCATIRNKGKVVVMRRYELRAFLNALITHEVTFAPIVPPIILALVKNPIVDEFDLKKLKLRSIMTAAAPLAPEILNEFEKKFPNVQVQEAYGMTEHSCITLSHSDHHIAKRNSVGFILPNLEVKFVDPDTGISLPKNTPGEICVKSQCVMKGYYKNESETCLTIDADGWLHTGDIGYIDDDGDIFLVDRIKELIKYKGFQVAPAELEGILLTHPSVEDAAVVGLPNEEAGEIPAAWVVLNSKAKESHEDIINYVASTVAQYKRVRVVQFVDSIPKSPSGKIMRRLIKENMLEKLKEGTY